A genomic segment from Tuwongella immobilis encodes:
- the moaA gene encoding GTP 3',8-cyclase MoaA: MSSRSIHTLPLITDPLPANRLLTMPMSGPLVDTFGRVHDHIRISVTDRCNLRCTYCMPEDVTFQPTETLLRFDEIERMVRIGIDLGITQVRLTGGEPLLRKNLPELVARLMRIPGLADLALTTNGMLLPELARPLADAGLPRLNVSLDTLDPVRFRKLARRDGLERVLEGLTIAQSCGFRSIKLNAVAIRNFSEPDLPALATYARKQGFELRFIEYMPIGAEPWDRAQMLSAQAIQSILESEFGRLTPIPDADPHAPAQEFAYADGQGRVGFIASVTQPFCRRCDRIRLTADGKLRNCLFALEETDIRPWLQPDSDPAQLQLLIRQSVWAKWEGHEINSARFVRPDRTMHAIGG; this comes from the coding sequence ATGAGCAGTCGATCGATCCACACGCTGCCGCTGATTACCGATCCACTCCCGGCCAATCGGCTGCTGACCATGCCGATGAGCGGCCCGCTCGTTGACACATTCGGCCGCGTTCATGATCACATCCGCATTAGCGTCACCGATCGTTGCAACCTGCGCTGCACCTACTGCATGCCGGAAGATGTCACCTTTCAACCCACGGAAACGCTGCTTCGCTTCGACGAAATCGAACGCATGGTCCGAATTGGCATTGACTTAGGGATCACGCAAGTTCGATTGACCGGTGGAGAACCACTGCTGCGGAAGAATCTGCCCGAACTCGTCGCGCGCTTGATGCGGATTCCCGGATTGGCGGATCTCGCGCTCACCACCAATGGCATGTTACTCCCCGAACTGGCTCGCCCGCTTGCCGATGCGGGATTGCCTCGGCTGAATGTCAGCCTGGATACGCTGGATCCCGTTCGATTTCGGAAGCTCGCCCGCCGAGATGGATTGGAGCGCGTCCTGGAAGGGCTGACGATCGCTCAGTCATGCGGATTTCGTTCGATCAAACTGAATGCCGTGGCGATCCGCAACTTTAGCGAACCGGATTTGCCCGCACTGGCCACATATGCCCGCAAACAGGGATTTGAACTTCGGTTTATCGAATATATGCCGATCGGCGCGGAACCGTGGGATCGTGCGCAAATGCTGTCTGCACAAGCGATTCAGTCGATCTTGGAATCGGAATTTGGCCGACTGACTCCAATTCCAGACGCCGATCCGCATGCCCCAGCCCAGGAATTTGCCTATGCCGATGGCCAGGGGCGAGTCGGGTTCATTGCCTCGGTCACACAACCATTCTGCCGACGTTGCGACCGCATTCGACTCACGGCTGATGGCAAGTTACGCAACTGTCTCTTTGCGCTCGAAGAGACGGATATTCGACCCTGGTTGCAACCCGACTCCGACCCGGCCCAACTGCAACTGCTGATTCGGCAAAGTGTTTGGGCGAAATGGGAGGGGCACGAGATTAATTCCGCTCGCTTTGTTCGTCCGGATCGGACGATGCACGCGATTGGTGGCTGA
- a CDS encoding cation-translocating P-type ATPase family protein, whose amino-acid sequence MHRERLATETIFDSPNHLPLYAFTALLTLLVGADLGPLLTGWLNQNGWELPVWDRSILGYRFALWAAILGGARVLYGSIDSLLDGRFGADLALAIACIAAILVGEPLVAAEVVLIGLIGECLEAVVFERTQRSVGRLVELFPKRCWRLRDGTEERVFVDELQVGDTVVVKPGGKVPVDGIIRQGTSSVDVKALTGESVPVDKRPGDAVLAGSINQLGALTIEATHLAKDTVAGRVIELTGRALQEKATLERIADRYARLFLPIVLALAAATFLVSLLAYMGPFRPETERLRLGSAIRVSIYPVLSVLVVACPCALVLATPAAVIATLGRLAGTGVLVRRVAAFERIAQVNVVAFDKTGTLTEGKLEVVDRYPLQGTSPDELLTLAATAEQGSEHPIARAILSAAKSAQLSLRPIKRLEAYPGGGILAIGQTGTILVGSRRWLQERGVPIPESFSRILQQMDESGQTAVLIAGEKVLLGALGLSDRLRPEAAGVVADLQQLGVREIAMLSGDRQAVADAIVRQLPPGVRVHAELWPQQKVEQIDRLAAETEPNQPPRTVMMIGDGINDAPALAKASIGIAVGGTDLVVESGDLLMMSEPLRPLPFLIRLSRQMLRIMRQNILIFGFGVNFVGIALIAWIWPMLAWSPEWFERGPLMAAIYHQLGSLLVLLNSMRLLMFERRMLPEAIPATRIRQTIERWSSQGTNFGDWLHDRLHDWPRSLAMLGSIGLGVWLVSGIVIIQPGEAGIVKRFGEVVTVLPPGLSMRYPWPIEQLDRIAIDRIQIVEIGFRSPEMLGRSATTMFDRSSAAGAELTWASVHQAGTQRIPEESVLITGDGGLVELLATVRFTIHDPLQFRQASTDPEGMIRAQTESILRESIASRAFLEILTVERSAIQDEVTKKLQRVCDRIVEGGLGIQLDGVTLHDLHPPQEVVPAYHEVARAIQSRDRSLNDAKAESIRTRGKALESSMSLTRAAEATSFERVTDATAVRDAFLAWKQSRTTIPRAEDIAGLLQAMSGPDAGIAPGIRWMGWQIHREQQRQIRGQLTLFRLGSEALVRVLQRRDKLLIDAMQIPGKRTLWILDPASPNLGGIPAPLPGPPAIPAMVIPSDSTTIRPNP is encoded by the coding sequence ATGCATCGTGAACGGCTCGCCACCGAGACGATATTCGACTCCCCCAATCATCTTCCGCTATACGCATTCACCGCCTTGTTGACGTTGCTGGTTGGCGCGGATCTCGGGCCGTTGCTCACCGGGTGGCTCAACCAAAACGGGTGGGAGCTTCCGGTTTGGGATCGCTCGATTCTGGGCTATCGCTTCGCGCTCTGGGCGGCGATTCTCGGCGGCGCTCGCGTGCTCTATGGCTCGATCGATTCGCTGCTCGACGGGCGGTTCGGTGCGGATCTTGCGCTCGCGATTGCCTGCATTGCCGCGATTTTGGTCGGTGAACCGCTCGTCGCCGCCGAAGTGGTCCTCATCGGGCTTATCGGCGAATGTCTCGAGGCGGTGGTATTCGAGCGAACCCAGCGATCTGTCGGCCGACTCGTTGAGCTCTTCCCGAAACGCTGTTGGCGGCTCCGCGATGGCACCGAAGAACGGGTCTTTGTCGATGAACTCCAAGTCGGCGATACCGTGGTGGTGAAACCCGGTGGGAAAGTTCCGGTTGATGGAATCATTCGGCAAGGCACCTCATCCGTCGATGTCAAGGCGCTGACAGGGGAATCGGTTCCGGTCGATAAACGGCCCGGTGATGCGGTTCTTGCCGGGAGTATCAATCAACTCGGTGCGCTGACGATTGAAGCGACACACTTGGCGAAGGATACCGTCGCGGGGCGAGTGATCGAACTCACCGGCCGCGCCTTGCAAGAAAAAGCGACGCTGGAACGCATCGCGGATCGCTATGCGCGACTGTTTTTGCCGATTGTGCTGGCACTCGCCGCCGCGACATTTCTGGTGAGTTTGTTGGCATACATGGGGCCGTTCCGCCCCGAGACGGAGCGACTTCGGCTGGGCAGTGCCATTCGCGTCAGCATCTACCCGGTTCTTTCGGTGCTGGTGGTAGCTTGCCCGTGTGCATTGGTCTTGGCCACACCTGCCGCGGTGATTGCCACCTTGGGGCGACTCGCCGGGACGGGGGTACTGGTGCGGCGGGTGGCTGCATTCGAGCGGATCGCCCAAGTGAATGTCGTCGCATTCGATAAAACCGGCACGCTCACCGAAGGCAAGCTCGAAGTCGTCGATCGTTATCCACTTCAAGGAACCAGCCCCGACGAACTGCTCACCTTGGCCGCGACTGCCGAGCAGGGGAGCGAACACCCGATTGCCCGAGCGATCCTGTCGGCTGCAAAATCCGCGCAGTTGTCGCTGCGACCGATTAAGCGATTGGAAGCATATCCAGGCGGCGGAATTCTCGCCATCGGCCAAACCGGAACGATTCTGGTCGGCTCGCGTCGCTGGCTGCAAGAACGCGGCGTACCGATCCCGGAATCGTTCAGCCGCATCCTGCAGCAGATGGACGAATCCGGGCAAACCGCCGTATTGATTGCCGGCGAAAAAGTCTTGCTCGGCGCGCTGGGCCTCAGCGACCGACTTCGCCCGGAAGCGGCGGGGGTGGTAGCCGATTTGCAGCAACTGGGAGTCCGCGAAATCGCCATGCTCTCCGGCGATCGTCAAGCCGTCGCCGATGCAATCGTTCGACAATTACCTCCCGGCGTTCGCGTGCATGCCGAACTTTGGCCGCAGCAAAAAGTGGAGCAAATCGACCGACTTGCGGCGGAAACCGAACCGAATCAACCGCCGCGCACCGTGATGATGATCGGCGATGGCATCAACGATGCCCCAGCGCTTGCGAAAGCGAGTATCGGCATCGCGGTCGGCGGCACCGATCTGGTCGTCGAGTCCGGCGATCTGTTGATGATGAGCGAACCGCTGCGACCGCTGCCGTTTCTCATTCGGCTGTCGCGGCAAATGCTGCGAATCATGCGGCAAAATATCCTCATTTTCGGTTTCGGCGTGAATTTCGTCGGAATCGCGCTGATTGCCTGGATTTGGCCAATGCTCGCCTGGTCGCCGGAATGGTTCGAGCGCGGGCCACTGATGGCGGCGATTTACCACCAGCTCGGGTCGCTGCTGGTGCTGCTGAACTCCATGCGGCTGTTGATGTTCGAGCGGCGAATGCTCCCCGAAGCGATTCCCGCCACGCGAATCCGCCAAACCATCGAGCGGTGGTCATCGCAAGGAACGAATTTTGGCGATTGGCTTCACGATCGACTGCATGATTGGCCCCGCTCGCTGGCAATGCTCGGCAGCATTGGCTTGGGCGTGTGGCTGGTTTCCGGAATTGTCATCATTCAACCGGGCGAAGCGGGGATTGTCAAACGCTTTGGCGAAGTCGTGACGGTGCTTCCGCCAGGGTTGAGCATGCGCTATCCGTGGCCAATCGAACAACTCGATCGCATCGCCATCGATCGAATTCAGATCGTCGAGATCGGCTTTCGCAGTCCCGAAATGCTGGGCCGGTCTGCAACGACGATGTTCGATCGCAGTAGCGCCGCCGGGGCGGAACTCACTTGGGCAAGTGTGCATCAAGCCGGCACGCAGCGCATTCCCGAAGAATCGGTGTTAATCACCGGCGATGGTGGGTTGGTGGAACTCCTGGCCACGGTTCGGTTTACCATCCATGACCCGCTGCAATTCCGCCAAGCCAGCACCGACCCCGAAGGGATGATTCGTGCTCAAACAGAGAGCATTTTGCGTGAATCGATCGCGAGTCGTGCCTTCCTGGAAATCCTCACCGTCGAACGCTCGGCCATCCAAGACGAAGTGACGAAAAAACTCCAACGAGTCTGCGACCGAATTGTGGAAGGTGGCCTGGGAATTCAACTGGATGGGGTCACACTGCACGATCTGCACCCGCCGCAAGAAGTGGTGCCAGCATACCACGAAGTCGCCCGCGCGATTCAGTCGCGGGATCGATCCTTGAACGATGCGAAGGCCGAATCGATTCGCACACGCGGCAAAGCGTTGGAATCGTCGATGTCGCTCACCCGTGCAGCGGAGGCGACGTCCTTCGAGCGAGTCACCGACGCAACAGCGGTGCGGGATGCGTTCCTGGCATGGAAGCAATCGCGCACAACAATCCCGCGTGCGGAAGACATTGCCGGATTGCTCCAGGCAATGAGCGGACCAGATGCGGGAATTGCTCCAGGAATCCGCTGGATGGGATGGCAGATTCACCGCGAACAGCAACGGCAAATTCGTGGGCAATTGACGCTATTCCGTCTGGGAAGCGAGGCATTGGTGCGCGTCTTGCAGCGGCGAGACAAACTCCTCATTGATGCCATGCAAATTCCCGGGAAACGAACGCTGTGGATTCTCGATCCCGCAAGCCCGAATCTGGGTGGAATTCCCGCGCCGTTGCCCGGCCCACCCGCCATACCCGCAATGGTCATTCCCAGCGATTCGACGACGATCCGCCCCAACCCGTGA
- the folE gene encoding GTP cyclohydrolase I FolE — MSDLSDGADGTVFNGTVDLPRIRRAVREILIAVGEDPDREGLLETPDRVARMYAEIFSGLHVDPRVHLKRTFTQKHDEMVLVKDIEFSSMCEHHLLPFMGKAHLAYLPNGQVVGISKLARIVDMVARRPQVQERMTEELADLMMTELNARGCGVILEAAHTCMSIRGVHKPGAMTMTSAMRGAFLASATRAELMALIFSTRR, encoded by the coding sequence TTGTCAGATCTCTCCGATGGTGCCGACGGAACCGTCTTCAATGGTACGGTCGATTTGCCGCGAATTCGCCGAGCGGTTCGGGAAATTCTGATTGCAGTCGGCGAAGATCCAGACCGCGAAGGTTTGCTGGAAACGCCGGATCGTGTGGCTCGCATGTATGCCGAGATTTTCTCCGGGCTGCATGTCGATCCGCGCGTGCATCTGAAGCGCACCTTCACGCAAAAGCACGATGAAATGGTGTTGGTGAAGGATATCGAATTTTCCAGCATGTGCGAGCATCACCTGCTGCCGTTCATGGGCAAGGCGCATTTGGCCTATCTGCCCAACGGCCAAGTCGTTGGCATCAGCAAGCTGGCTCGAATCGTCGATATGGTCGCCCGTCGCCCGCAAGTGCAAGAACGCATGACCGAGGAACTGGCCGATCTGATGATGACCGAACTGAATGCCCGTGGCTGTGGGGTCATTCTGGAAGCGGCGCACACCTGCATGAGCATTCGCGGCGTGCATAAGCCCGGTGCCATGACCATGACTAGCGCCATGCGAGGAGCGTTCCTCGCCTCCGCAACCCGTGCCGAACTCATGGCCCTGATCTTCTCAACCCGCCGATAA
- a CDS encoding alpha/beta hydrolase-fold protein, with the protein MSLDSIRWEFAGQTVVTSPRAGSSRYGLIWLADLVEEPPQSESWWSGFAAQGFHVATIFGDGRFWTARQFSPSAPETSSPPSEEAILCDDVIPRILAEWGTSPRMVALAGNGIGGGAALRIAFRYPERFRVVAAWEPILEWERVFGLGTQLDLLYPNPEICRQDTASMHIHPSQPPSGIWFASCPANQPWHRGADRLAEKLAAFGVDHTFRELAAPTSLQCAANRALLIEMQQWLAAQMLRSSRSLLD; encoded by the coding sequence ATGAGTCTCGATTCGATTCGCTGGGAATTTGCGGGCCAGACCGTGGTGACTTCGCCACGCGCTGGCTCGTCTCGGTATGGGCTGATCTGGCTCGCCGATCTCGTCGAGGAACCCCCACAATCCGAATCATGGTGGTCGGGATTCGCCGCCCAGGGATTTCACGTCGCTACCATCTTTGGCGATGGCCGATTCTGGACCGCCCGACAATTCTCCCCATCCGCACCTGAGACATCGTCGCCGCCATCCGAAGAAGCGATTTTGTGCGACGACGTGATCCCGCGCATTTTGGCAGAATGGGGCACCTCGCCGCGAATGGTCGCACTCGCCGGGAATGGCATCGGCGGGGGAGCCGCCTTGCGGATTGCATTTCGCTACCCGGAACGATTCCGCGTCGTTGCAGCTTGGGAACCCATTTTGGAATGGGAACGTGTCTTCGGGCTTGGAACGCAACTCGATTTGCTCTATCCGAATCCGGAAATCTGCCGGCAAGACACGGCCAGCATGCATATTCATCCGTCGCAACCGCCGTCGGGGATTTGGTTTGCGAGTTGTCCCGCGAATCAGCCGTGGCACCGGGGAGCGGATCGCCTTGCCGAAAAACTCGCGGCCTTCGGGGTGGATCACACCTTTCGCGAACTCGCCGCCCCGACATCACTCCAATGCGCCGCGAATCGTGCATTGCTCATCGAAATGCAACAATGGCTGGCGGCGCAAATGCTTCGGTCATCGCGGTCGTTGCTCGATTGA
- a CDS encoding MoaD/ThiS family protein, with the protein MARLLLFARCRELAGVDSIEIDFPQSVPRSVADIRAEVGSRYPMLREMLPRCILAADHRPMLESDSIEPTSELALIPPVSGG; encoded by the coding sequence ATGGCACGTTTGCTCCTGTTCGCACGCTGTCGAGAACTGGCGGGCGTGGATTCCATCGAAATCGACTTTCCGCAATCCGTCCCCCGATCGGTCGCCGACATTCGTGCCGAGGTTGGATCTCGGTACCCGATGTTGCGCGAGATGCTCCCCCGTTGCATCTTGGCGGCGGATCATCGGCCCATGCTCGAATCGGATTCGATTGAACCAACAAGCGAACTTGCGCTCATTCCTCCGGTGAGTGGAGGGTAA
- a CDS encoding molybdenum cofactor biosynthesis protein MoaE, translating to MHWLRISHDPILPERLLSHVAHRDGGGTVLFLGTVREHTGTEITTALEYEAYLPMAERQLVELATELADRWPILGLAIEHRLGRLIVGDISVGIAVNCPHRAEAFDACEFAIDRLKQIVPIWKQDHAADGTANWVHPEPTASEATPRDPRI from the coding sequence ATGCACTGGTTGCGAATTTCACACGATCCGATTTTGCCAGAACGCTTGCTGTCGCATGTGGCGCATCGAGATGGAGGCGGGACGGTGTTGTTTCTGGGCACCGTCCGCGAGCATACAGGCACCGAAATCACCACCGCGCTCGAATACGAAGCTTACCTTCCGATGGCGGAACGACAATTGGTCGAGCTTGCGACGGAACTCGCCGATCGTTGGCCGATTCTCGGGTTGGCGATTGAACATCGGCTGGGGCGTCTGATTGTCGGTGACATTAGCGTTGGCATCGCGGTCAACTGCCCGCATCGTGCCGAAGCCTTTGATGCGTGCGAGTTTGCGATCGATCGCCTCAAGCAGATTGTCCCCATCTGGAAACAAGATCACGCAGCAGATGGTACCGCCAATTGGGTTCATCCGGAACCGACTGCGTCCGAGGCAACTCCCCGAGATCCCCGAATATGA
- a CDS encoding FAD-binding and (Fe-S)-binding domain-containing protein, translating into MTVTREQLREDLRGWFRGDVALDDTSSILYSTDASLFQVRPLAVASPKDTEDLSAIVRYAWENHLPIIPRGAGTGVAGESLGSGLIVDLSVHFQQILDIGPDWIRVQAGVTLERIQETLAPLGRRLSIDPASPLCTAGGVLATNASGSRAVSWGTTRDHVLSIRVCWDDGSIAEISQEPLPIIWPSNSQSDFDDRPEPFSESDSTNLESPDRTTTILSAVGELLRTHAGTISQSYAPVPFDRCGYQLKDLLQGDRVALARLLVGSEGTLGIATEITFRTVPIPKWRSMVMFGFETLDEALIAGLHLRKFRPTMCDLLDRRLLTLARQLASDKLRQVPNEAEAVLLVEFECNATQDARDSARNAIEEIQEQQNRSIFAVPALDEPAIAELWKIREMVLPSLYALGVGSRPLAFIEDIGLAPEHLLTFLPRALDALQRQEITATVLIHVHSGQIHLRPFLDLFSTADVARMWPLAETIYNLVLSCQGTISSQHGTGIARTPWVERQYPRLFPIFRELKAIFDPRGILNPGKIVSLDPSRQAWPMRTFPARTPVIEAISERDPAIEGSSPLLSAETEVPTQARPRTPLLLWEHSSPAIEAVRCNGCGDCRTTRSTTRMCPMFRVLPREDATPRAKANLFRSLLSGTPEEAAELASDRVREVADLCINCKMCARDCSAQVNIPKLMIEARSQNQAMHGLSRSDWVLARMEHFAAIASRFAPIVNLLLRVRSVRWAIEKLFGISRHRQLPRFTRRNFLKSARRQGLSQKPKLDPKTLIYFVDVFANYNDPSIAHAAVAVLKHHGYSVYVPPDQLGCGMAPLAQGDVETAREVALHHLRMLADFARDGHTIICSEPTAAVLLTQDYLDLLDDPDAKVVARQTVELTTFLGELLAKGEFRTDFQHLSLSIAHHIPCHVKALNRPIASPDLLRLIPGMQVQLLDEGCSGMAGAYGLKAENFERSLAMGEPMLRELAGETTTFGSTECSACRMQMEQGSGKRTLHPVQYLALAYNLMPELENRLRTAPRGLIS; encoded by the coding sequence GTGACCGTAACACGAGAACAACTGCGAGAAGACCTTCGCGGATGGTTTCGTGGAGATGTGGCACTCGACGATACCTCCAGCATCTTGTACAGCACAGATGCCAGTCTGTTTCAAGTCCGCCCACTGGCAGTCGCTTCGCCCAAAGATACCGAAGATCTCTCGGCAATTGTGCGTTATGCCTGGGAAAATCATCTGCCGATCATTCCGCGGGGCGCCGGGACGGGTGTTGCCGGGGAATCGCTTGGCAGCGGATTGATCGTTGATCTCAGTGTTCATTTTCAGCAGATTCTTGACATCGGCCCCGATTGGATTCGGGTCCAAGCTGGTGTCACGCTCGAACGGATTCAGGAAACGCTCGCACCGTTGGGCCGCCGGTTATCCATCGATCCGGCAAGTCCGCTCTGCACCGCGGGTGGGGTGCTGGCGACGAATGCGTCCGGTTCGCGTGCCGTCAGTTGGGGCACAACCCGCGATCATGTGCTCTCCATCCGCGTTTGCTGGGACGATGGTTCGATTGCGGAAATCAGCCAGGAACCGCTTCCAATTATTTGGCCGAGTAATTCGCAATCTGATTTCGATGACCGACCGGAGCCATTTTCGGAGAGCGATTCGACGAATCTGGAGTCTCCCGATCGCACGACGACGATTCTGTCGGCGGTCGGGGAGCTGCTCCGAACGCATGCCGGCACGATTTCGCAAAGTTATGCCCCCGTGCCGTTTGATCGCTGCGGATACCAACTCAAGGATCTGCTTCAGGGGGATCGTGTCGCGCTCGCGCGGCTACTCGTGGGATCGGAAGGGACGCTGGGAATCGCTACCGAGATTACCTTCCGCACGGTGCCGATTCCGAAATGGCGCAGCATGGTCATGTTCGGCTTTGAAACGCTGGATGAAGCCCTGATTGCGGGGCTGCATCTCCGCAAATTTCGGCCAACCATGTGCGATTTGCTCGATCGCCGATTGCTCACCCTTGCCCGGCAACTCGCATCCGACAAACTTCGCCAAGTTCCCAACGAGGCCGAAGCCGTCCTTCTCGTGGAATTCGAGTGCAACGCCACGCAAGATGCGCGGGACTCCGCTCGCAATGCCATCGAAGAAATTCAAGAACAACAAAATCGCTCGATTTTCGCGGTTCCCGCCCTCGATGAACCGGCAATTGCCGAATTATGGAAAATTCGGGAAATGGTCCTGCCCAGCCTGTATGCGTTGGGAGTTGGCTCGCGGCCGTTGGCGTTCATCGAAGATATCGGCCTGGCCCCGGAGCATTTGCTGACATTTCTGCCGCGAGCGTTGGATGCGCTGCAACGGCAAGAAATTACGGCGACGGTGCTCATCCATGTGCATTCCGGCCAGATTCACCTCCGGCCATTTCTGGATCTTTTTTCGACTGCCGATGTCGCCCGAATGTGGCCGCTGGCCGAGACAATCTACAATCTGGTGCTGAGTTGCCAGGGGACGATCAGCTCGCAGCACGGGACGGGAATCGCTCGCACGCCCTGGGTGGAACGCCAATATCCTCGATTATTTCCGATTTTCCGGGAATTGAAGGCGATTTTCGACCCGCGCGGCATTCTCAACCCCGGCAAAATCGTCTCGCTCGACCCCAGCCGTCAAGCCTGGCCGATGCGGACATTTCCAGCCCGCACTCCGGTTATTGAAGCGATCAGCGAACGTGACCCAGCGATTGAGGGAAGTTCCCCGCTGCTTTCCGCGGAAACCGAAGTGCCCACGCAAGCCCGCCCGCGAACACCGTTGCTGTTGTGGGAACACAGTTCGCCCGCGATTGAGGCGGTGCGCTGCAACGGCTGCGGAGATTGCCGCACGACGCGCTCCACCACCCGCATGTGCCCGATGTTTCGCGTCTTGCCACGCGAGGATGCCACGCCGCGTGCCAAAGCCAATCTGTTCCGCAGCCTGCTGAGCGGTACCCCCGAAGAAGCCGCGGAGTTGGCATCCGACCGCGTCCGCGAAGTCGCAGACTTGTGCATCAACTGCAAGATGTGTGCCCGCGATTGCTCGGCGCAAGTGAATATTCCCAAATTGATGATCGAAGCACGCTCGCAAAATCAAGCGATGCACGGATTGAGTCGCTCCGATTGGGTGCTTGCCCGCATGGAGCACTTCGCCGCCATTGCCAGCCGATTCGCTCCCATCGTCAACCTCCTGCTCCGGGTGCGCTCGGTACGCTGGGCGATCGAGAAGCTATTCGGCATCTCGCGACATCGGCAGCTTCCGCGCTTCACTCGTCGGAATTTTCTGAAATCCGCTCGCCGTCAGGGGTTATCGCAAAAGCCGAAGCTCGATCCCAAGACGTTGATTTATTTCGTCGATGTGTTTGCGAATTATAACGATCCATCCATTGCGCATGCTGCCGTTGCAGTGCTGAAGCATCACGGCTATTCGGTCTATGTCCCGCCGGATCAACTCGGGTGCGGGATGGCGCCGCTGGCCCAAGGCGATGTCGAAACCGCACGCGAAGTCGCCCTGCACCATCTGCGAATGCTGGCCGATTTCGCCCGCGATGGCCATACGATTATTTGCTCCGAGCCGACTGCCGCCGTGCTGCTGACGCAAGATTATCTGGATCTTCTGGATGATCCCGATGCCAAAGTCGTGGCCCGGCAGACCGTCGAACTCACGACATTTCTGGGCGAATTATTGGCCAAAGGCGAATTTCGCACCGATTTTCAGCATCTTTCGCTGTCGATCGCGCATCATATCCCCTGCCACGTGAAGGCGCTGAATCGCCCCATTGCCTCGCCGGATCTGCTGCGACTAATCCCCGGCATGCAAGTGCAATTGTTGGACGAAGGCTGCTCGGGAATGGCCGGCGCGTACGGACTGAAAGCGGAAAATTTCGAGCGGTCGCTGGCGATGGGCGAGCCGATGCTCCGCGAACTTGCGGGCGAAACCACGACATTCGGCTCCACGGAATGCAGCGCGTGCCGAATGCAAATGGAGCAAGGAAGCGGCAAACGAACGCTGCATCCCGTGCAGTACCTCGCGCTGGCCTATAATTTGATGCCCGAACTCGAAAACCGCTTGCGAACCGCGCCGCGCGGCTTGATTTCTTGA
- a CDS encoding tetratricopeptide repeat protein: MSGTIIRCSMGAWLLAMTVGLSSVARAADSDESDRKRLLELNLAIDDNVMNAEVQTLLKDKPKLPKLFQLAKQMDRAKESPFSFHANVVLAFTADAVKDFEAAEYFYRKALTQSKLLKSTPKQALVYRALIDTLFDAKKYEATADLCQEFMDLPNELLARLKPAVLERQVRALTLSGSGEEALKLLDSLAEGETDGWFFLQLRSWVLRETGALREAADTYRLILQRIDRSELEEDRKQSAAEPIRYGLSAVYVDLNQIDKAAEQLQILLKQKPNDPTFNNDLGYIWADHDMNLDESERLVRKAIEEDRKQREQLKARAPGMELTENAAYLDSLGWVLFKKKNYAEAKKVLMRAVALPEGQNVEIMDHLAEVLLAMGDKAAAVETLEKSLKTDITTKRDQKKAEIIREKLKKLKSE; this comes from the coding sequence ATGTCTGGCACGATCATTCGCTGCAGCATGGGTGCGTGGCTTCTGGCCATGACCGTGGGGCTCAGCTCCGTCGCTCGGGCAGCAGACTCAGATGAATCCGATCGCAAACGCTTGCTGGAATTGAATTTAGCGATCGACGATAACGTCATGAACGCGGAAGTGCAAACGCTGCTCAAAGACAAACCCAAGCTCCCGAAATTGTTCCAGCTTGCCAAGCAAATGGATCGCGCGAAGGAATCCCCTTTTAGCTTCCATGCGAATGTCGTGCTCGCCTTCACAGCCGATGCGGTGAAAGATTTCGAGGCAGCGGAATATTTCTATCGCAAAGCATTGACGCAATCGAAGCTGTTGAAGAGTACCCCGAAGCAGGCGCTTGTCTATCGCGCGTTGATTGATACGCTGTTCGATGCGAAAAAATACGAAGCAACGGCGGACCTTTGCCAGGAATTTATGGATCTGCCGAATGAATTGCTCGCCCGCTTGAAGCCAGCCGTCCTCGAACGACAAGTTCGTGCGTTGACGTTGAGTGGGAGCGGCGAAGAAGCACTGAAACTCCTCGATTCGTTGGCGGAAGGGGAGACCGATGGCTGGTTCTTCCTGCAACTGCGCTCGTGGGTGTTGCGAGAAACCGGCGCGTTGCGAGAAGCCGCCGATACCTATCGCTTAATTCTTCAACGCATCGACCGATCCGAACTCGAAGAAGACCGCAAACAGTCGGCCGCGGAGCCGATCCGCTACGGCCTCTCCGCGGTGTACGTCGATTTGAATCAGATCGATAAAGCTGCCGAGCAATTGCAAATCCTCTTGAAGCAGAAGCCGAATGACCCGACGTTCAATAACGATCTGGGCTACATTTGGGCAGATCACGATATGAATCTGGACGAATCCGAACGATTGGTTCGGAAGGCGATTGAAGAAGACCGCAAGCAACGCGAACAACTCAAGGCCCGCGCTCCGGGAATGGAGTTGACCGAAAACGCCGCCTATCTCGATTCGCTGGGTTGGGTGTTGTTCAAGAAAAAGAACTATGCCGAAGCCAAGAAAGTGCTGATGCGTGCGGTGGCACTGCCGGAAGGGCAGAACGTCGAAATCATGGATCACCTCGCCGAAGTGCTGTTGGCGATGGGAGATAAGGCTGCCGCCGTCGAGACGCTCGAGAAGTCGTTGAAGACGGACATCACGACGAAACGGGATCAAAAGAAAGCGGAAATCATCCGCGAAAAGTTGAAAAAGTTGAAATCGGAATGA